The Camelina sativa cultivar DH55 chromosome 14, Cs, whole genome shotgun sequence genome includes a window with the following:
- the LOC104742011 gene encoding uncharacterized protein LOC104742011 isoform X2 yields the protein MAQFRQSGTERFSGGRGGAASSDHVAIGIRNGVGGAKATNRWRRSVRADKIRRLGIGSVVFVLCLVLLVTVLAYYYISGFTSNGYDDKGFDSYEGDFLTNVTRIDPSKVLEFGQGSVVHGRDSRDKDDRRRDVDYNEDGVEHKSDVNKDVAVKGIGMYNEAGRNELKMYEAEYQATLAKNKSDVHHEGVDIDPEDDDAIDSHDGDEYVDSGHEDDNEEQSKEKVSEVVHSMTKEKDDGAMSKRSLGDSSLVSKGGKSGKASRSDTKRRGRRRSSGSCEMKLLNSSQPIVEPLNTRKSARFSLQYVEREDKPDGEEQWEPRFAGHQSLQERDDSFVAQDKTIHCGFVKGPKGSQSTGFDLTEDDTNYISRCHIAVISCIFGNSDRLRPPANKMISRLSRKNVCFIVFVDEITMQTVSAEGHTPDRAGFIGLWKLVVVKNLPYADMRRVGKIPKMLPHRLFPSARYSIWLDSKLRLQLDPLLILEYFLWRKGHEYAISNHYDRHCLWEEVAQNKKLNKYNHTVINQQFEFYKADGLTRFNASDPFKLLPSNVPEGSFIVRAHTPMSNLFSCLWFNEVERFTPRDQLSFAYTYQKLRRMNPDKPFNLHMFKDCERRKIAKLFRHRSSDEKRNLIQASIQ from the exons ATGGCTCAATTCAGACAATCGGGAACTGAGAGATTCAGCGGCGGTCGCGGCGGAGCAGCTTCTTCCGATCACGTAGCGATCGGGATCCGAAACGGCGTCGGAGGAGCTAAAGCTACTAACCGGTGGAGACGATCCGTGCGAGCTGATAAGATTCGTCGACTTGGAATCGGCTCTGTTGTGTTTGTTCTTTGCCTTGTCCTCCTTGTTACTGTTCTAGCTTACTATTATATCTCTGGTTTCACTAGTAATGGCTACGATGATAAAG GGTTTGATTCATACGAAGGTGATTTTTTGACGAATGTGACTAGAATAGATCCTTCAAAGGTGCTTGAGTTTGGTCAAGGCTCAGTTGTTCATGGACGAGATTCTAGGGATAAGGATGATAGAAGAAGAGATGTTGATTATAATGAGGATGGGGTGGAGCATAAATCTGATGTGAATAAGGATGTAGCAGTGAAAGGGATTGGTATGTATAATGAAGCTGGAAGGAATGAACTTAAGATGTATGAAGCTGAGTATCAAGCTACGCTTGCGAAAAACAAAAGCGATGTGCATCATGAAGGAGTTGATATTGATCCTGAGGATGATGATGCGATTGATTCTCATGATGGGGATGAGTATGTTGATTCTGGGCATGAGGATGACAATGAAGAGCAGAGCAAGGAGAAGGTTAGCGAGGTTGTTCATTCTATGACTAAGGAGAAGGATGATGGAGCTATGTCGAAAAGGTCACTTGGGGATTCTTCTCTTGTTAGCAAGGGTGGTAAGTCCGGGAAAGCGTCGAGGTCTGATACAAAGAGAAGAGGTCGTCGCAGATCTTCAG GTTCATGTGAAATGAAGCTATTGAATTCTAGTCAACCAATAGTGGAGCCCTTGAATACTCGAAAATCTGCTAGATTCTCTTTACAGTACGTGGAGAGGGAAGATAAACCTGATGGAGAAGAACAGTGGGAGCCTAGATTTGCAGGTCATCAGAGTTTACAGGAGCGAGACGATTCCTTCGTGGCGCAAGACAAGACAATTCATTGTGGCTTTGTCAAAGGCCCCAAAGGATCTCAAAGCACTGGATTTGACCTGACAGAAGATGATACTAATTATATCAGTAGATGCCACATCGCTGTGATCTCATGCATCTTTGGCAATTCTGATCGCTTGAGGCCTCCTGCCAACAAAATG aTAAGTCGGTTGTCAAGAAAAAATGTATGCTTCATTGTGTTTGTGGACGAGATTACCATGCAAACAGTTTCTGCAGAAGGACATACCCCAGACAGAGCAGGATTCATTGGTTTGTGGAAGTTGGTTGTCGTGAAGAATCTTCCTTACGCAGATATGCGGAGGGTAGGAAAAATACCTAAAATGTTGCCACACCGACTTTTCCCATCAGCAAG GTACTCAATCTGGTTGGACAGCAAGTTACGACTTCAGTTGGACCCACTACTCATTCTGGAGTACTTCCTATGGCGTAAGGGTCACGAGTATGCTATATCCAATCACTATGACCGTCATTGTTTATGGGAAGAGGTTGCACAAAACAAGAAGCTGAACAAGTATAACCATACTGTTATTAATCAACAGTTTGAGTTTTACAAGGCTGATGGGCTGACCAGATTTAACGCTTCGGATCCGTTCAAGCTTCTTCCTAGCA ATGTTCCAGAGGGATCTTTCATAGTACGAGCTCATACTCCCATGTCGAACCTATTCTCCTGTCTTTGGTTCAATGAAGTGGAACGCTTCACTCCCCGGGACCAGCTGAGCTTTGCTTATACTTACCAGAAACTAAGAAGGATGAATCCTGATAAACCATTTAATCTTCACATGTTCAAG GATTGCGAGAGAAGAAAGATTGCAAAGTTGTTCCGGCACAGATCATCAGACGAGAAGCGAAACCTTATACAAGCATCAATACAGTAA
- the LOC104742011 gene encoding uncharacterized protein LOC104742011 isoform X1, giving the protein MAQFRQSGTERFSGGRGGAASSDHVAIGIRNGVGGAKATNRWRRSVRADKIRRLGIGSVVFVLCLVLLVTVLAYYYISGFTSNGYDDKGFDSYEGDFLTNVTRIDPSKVLEFGQGSVVHGRDSRDKDDRRRDVDYNEDGVEHKSDVNKDVAVKGIGMYNEAGRNELKMYEAEYQATLAKNKSDVHHEGVDIDPEDDDAIDSHDGDEYVDSGHEDDNEEQSKEKVSEVVHSMTKEKDDGAMSKRSLGDSSLVSKGGKSGKASRSDTKRRGRRRSSGSCEMKLLNSSQPIVEPLNTRKSARFSLQYVEREDKPDGEEQWEPRFAGHQSLQERDDSFVAQDKTIHCGFVKGPKGSQSTGFDLTEDDTNYISRCHIAVISCIFGNSDRLRPPANKMISRLSRKNVCFIVFVDEITMQTVSAEGHTPDRAGFIGLWKLVVVKNLPYADMRRVGKIPKMLPHRLFPSARYSIWLDSKLRLQLDPLLILEYFLWRKGHEYAISNHYDRHCLWEEVAQNKKLNKYNHTVINQQFEFYKADGLTRFNASDPFKLLPSNVPEGSFIVRAHTPMSNLFSCLWFNEVERFTPRDQLSFAYTYQKLRRMNPDKPFNLHMFKDCERRKIAKLFRHRSSDEKRNLIQASIQ; this is encoded by the exons ATGGCTCAATTCAGACAATCGGGAACTGAGAGATTCAGCGGCGGTCGCGGCGGAGCAGCTTCTTCCGATCACGTAGCGATCGGGATCCGAAACGGCGTCGGAGGAGCTAAAGCTACTAACCGGTGGAGACGATCCGTGCGAGCTGATAAGATTCGTCGACTTGGAATCGGCTCTGTTGTGTTTGTTCTTTGCCTTGTCCTCCTTGTTACTGTTCTAGCTTACTATTATATCTCTGGTTTCACTAGTAATGGCTACGATGATAAAG GGTTTGATTCATACGAAGGTGATTTTTTGACGAATGTGACTAGAATAGATCCTTCAAAGGTGCTTGAGTTTGGTCAAGGCTCAGTTGTTCATGGACGAGATTCTAGGGATAAGGATGATAGAAGAAGAGATGTTGATTATAATGAGGATGGGGTGGAGCATAAATCTGATGTGAATAAGGATGTAGCAGTGAAAGGGATTGGTATGTATAATGAAGCTGGAAGGAATGAACTTAAGATGTATGAAGCTGAGTATCAAGCTACGCTTGCGAAAAACAAAAGCGATGTGCATCATGAAGGAGTTGATATTGATCCTGAGGATGATGATGCGATTGATTCTCATGATGGGGATGAGTATGTTGATTCTGGGCATGAGGATGACAATGAAGAGCAGAGCAAGGAGAAGGTTAGCGAGGTTGTTCATTCTATGACTAAGGAGAAGGATGATGGAGCTATGTCGAAAAGGTCACTTGGGGATTCTTCTCTTGTTAGCAAGGGTGGTAAGTCCGGGAAAGCGTCGAGGTCTGATACAAAGAGAAGAGGTCGTCGCAGATCTTCAG GTTCATGTGAAATGAAGCTATTGAATTCTAGTCAACCAATAGTGGAGCCCTTGAATACTCGAAAATCTGCTAGATTCTCTTTACAGTACGTGGAGAGGGAAGATAAACCTGATGGAGAAGAACAGTGGGAGCCTAGATTTGCAGGTCATCAGAGTTTACAGGAGCGAGACGATTCCTTCGTGGCGCAAGACAAGACAATTCATTGTGGCTTTGTCAAAGGCCCCAAAGGATCTCAAAGCACTGGATTTGACCTGACAGAAGATGATACTAATTATATCAGTAGATGCCACATCGCTGTGATCTCATGCATCTTTGGCAATTCTGATCGCTTGAGGCCTCCTGCCAACAAAATG aTAAGTCGGTTGTCAAGAAAAAATGTATGCTTCATTGTGTTTGTGGACGAGATTACCATGCAAACAGTTTCTGCAGAAGGACATACCCCAGACAGAGCAGGATTCATTGGTTTGTGGAAGTTGGTTGTCGTGAAGAATCTTCCTTACGCAGATATGCGGAGGGTAGGAAAAATACCTAAAATGTTGCCACACCGACTTTTCCCATCAGCAAG GTACTCAATCTGGTTGGACAGCAAGTTACGACTTCAGTTGGACCCACTACTCATTCTGGAGTACTTCCTATGGCGTAAG GGTCACGAGTATGCTATATCCAATCACTATGACCGTCATTGTTTATGGGAAGAGGTTGCACAAAACAAGAAGCTGAACAAGTATAACCATACTGTTATTAATCAACAGTTTGAGTTTTACAAGGCTGATGGGCTGACCAGATTTAACGCTTCGGATCCGTTCAAGCTTCTTCCTAGCA ATGTTCCAGAGGGATCTTTCATAGTACGAGCTCATACTCCCATGTCGAACCTATTCTCCTGTCTTTGGTTCAATGAAGTGGAACGCTTCACTCCCCGGGACCAGCTGAGCTTTGCTTATACTTACCAGAAACTAAGAAGGATGAATCCTGATAAACCATTTAATCTTCACATGTTCAAG GATTGCGAGAGAAGAAAGATTGCAAAGTTGTTCCGGCACAGATCATCAGACGAGAAGCGAAACCTTATACAAGCATCAATACAGTAA